A region from the Paraurantiacibacter namhicola genome encodes:
- the trpC gene encoding indole-3-glycerol phosphate synthase TrpC, with amino-acid sequence MDKLAEICATKREEVAARKTGATIADLDARAAELSSPPRGFEAALRRASADGFGLIAEIKKASPSKGLIRADFRPHKHAMDYAAGGAACLSVLTDAPYFQGHEDYLMDARASCELPVLRKDFMVDPWQVAEARAIGADAILIIVAALEDAQMAAIEQAAHERGMDVLVEVHDEAEMERAHVLKSRLVGVNNRNLKTFTTDLATTERLAPLAPEGALLVGESGINTHADCQRLARAGVRTFLVGESLMRADDVEAATRTLLTGG; translated from the coding sequence ATGGATAAACTCGCCGAGATCTGCGCCACCAAGCGCGAGGAAGTCGCCGCGCGCAAGACGGGCGCGACCATTGCCGATCTGGACGCACGCGCCGCCGAGCTTTCCAGCCCGCCGCGCGGATTCGAGGCGGCATTGCGCCGCGCCTCGGCGGACGGCTTCGGCCTGATTGCAGAGATCAAGAAAGCCTCTCCCAGCAAGGGCCTGATCCGCGCGGACTTTCGCCCGCACAAGCACGCGATGGATTATGCCGCAGGCGGCGCGGCCTGCCTCTCCGTCCTGACCGACGCGCCTTATTTCCAGGGTCATGAGGATTACCTGATGGATGCCCGCGCCAGCTGCGAACTGCCGGTGCTGCGCAAGGACTTCATGGTCGATCCCTGGCAGGTGGCCGAAGCCCGCGCCATCGGGGCCGACGCCATCCTGATCATCGTCGCCGCGCTGGAGGATGCGCAGATGGCGGCGATCGAACAGGCTGCCCATGAACGCGGCATGGATGTCCTGGTGGAGGTGCATGACGAGGCGGAGATGGAGCGCGCCCACGTGCTCAAATCCCGGCTGGTCGGCGTGAACAACCGCAATTTGAAGACCTTCACTACGGACCTGGCCACCACGGAACGCCTCGCCCCGCTCGCACCGGAAGGCGCGCTGCTGGTGGGGGAAAGCGGCATCAACACGCACGCCGATTGCCAGCGGCTGGCCCGCGCTGGCGTACGAACCTTCCTGGTGGGCGAAAGCCTGATGCGCGCCGACGATGTCGAGGCCGCGACCCGAACGCTCCTGACTGGAGGATAA
- the lexA gene encoding transcriptional repressor LexA, with protein sequence MLTAKQHELLQFIQRRLEESGISPSFEEMKEALDLKSKSGVHRLISALEERGFIRRLPNRARALEVLREPEDVNAGGRKTPTSNDNVVEFKAPAAAPAPANDVVEIPLHGRIAAGAPIEAFEDHQSLPVPAALLGAGEHYALEVSGDSMIEAGIFDGDFALVRKTDTARDGEIVVALVRGEEATLKYLRRDSGQVVLDPANASYEPQIYSQNEVQVQGKLAGLLRRYH encoded by the coding sequence ATGCTCACAGCCAAGCAACACGAATTGCTCCAGTTCATCCAGCGCCGCCTGGAAGAATCCGGAATCTCCCCGTCTTTCGAGGAAATGAAGGAAGCGCTGGACCTGAAATCCAAGTCCGGCGTCCACCGCCTGATTTCCGCCCTTGAAGAACGCGGCTTCATTCGCCGCCTGCCGAACCGCGCCCGTGCACTCGAAGTGCTGCGCGAGCCGGAAGATGTGAATGCCGGCGGTCGCAAGACGCCGACCAGCAACGACAATGTCGTCGAGTTCAAGGCTCCGGCGGCGGCTCCGGCTCCCGCCAACGACGTGGTCGAGATCCCTCTGCATGGCCGCATTGCTGCCGGTGCGCCGATCGAGGCCTTCGAAGATCACCAGAGCCTGCCCGTCCCCGCCGCCCTGCTGGGCGCAGGTGAACATTACGCGCTCGAAGTTTCAGGCGATTCGATGATCGAGGCCGGCATCTTCGATGGCGACTTCGCCCTAGTCCGCAAGACCGACACCGCGCGCGATGGCGAAATCGTGGTCGCGCTGGTGCGCGGCGAGGAAGCCACGCTCAAATACCTGCGCCGCGACAGCGGGCAGGTGGTGCTGGACCCCGCGAACGCAAGCTATGAGCCGCAGATCTACAGCCAGAACGAAGTGCAGGTTCAGGGCAAGCTCGCAGGGCTGCTCCGCCGCTACCACTGA
- a CDS encoding molybdopterin molybdotransferase MoeA, with translation MSMLSLEEALARLLDGVTPLGSEQVAVEAALGRYLAAPLLARRTQPAADLSAMDGYAMGAGGLAGPWRVVGESRCGHPFGGSLVDGEAVRISTGALMPSGAGAVLLQENAARDGDALSLNGEGEPTPRHIRREGFDFASGETVLEAGTRIGAAQLALAMSAGHGTLAVGKRPSVAVIDSGEELVSDPEAAGEHQLPASNGAMVEAMVRGHASEVSRLGPVKDSMEALLGALDRAGDADVVVTSGGASVGDHDLVKPALERLGAEVNFWRVAIRPGKPLMLARKGKTTVVGLPGNPVSAYVTAVLFVMPLLRALGGASDPRMQTMAMPLAAPMPEGGPRMEFHRAVLDEAGAAPIAERDSSALRALATAQALIIRPAGCPASRAGDIVQVCCLENGGIA, from the coding sequence ATGAGCATGCTGTCGCTGGAAGAGGCGCTCGCAAGGCTGCTGGACGGCGTCACGCCTCTGGGCAGCGAGCAGGTTGCGGTGGAGGCGGCGCTGGGCCGCTACCTCGCCGCTCCGCTGCTGGCGCGGCGTACTCAGCCTGCCGCGGACCTCTCCGCCATGGACGGCTATGCCATGGGCGCAGGCGGCCTGGCCGGGCCATGGCGCGTGGTGGGGGAAAGTCGCTGCGGCCATCCCTTCGGCGGCTCGCTGGTGGATGGCGAGGCGGTGCGCATCTCCACCGGCGCGCTGATGCCTTCAGGGGCTGGTGCCGTGCTGTTGCAGGAGAACGCAGCCCGCGATGGCGATGCCCTGTCGCTGAACGGGGAAGGCGAGCCAACGCCGCGCCACATCCGCCGCGAGGGCTTCGACTTCGCCTCGGGCGAGACCGTGCTGGAAGCAGGCACCCGCATTGGCGCGGCCCAGCTCGCGCTCGCCATGTCGGCCGGGCATGGCACGCTGGCGGTTGGCAAACGCCCGTCCGTCGCCGTGATCGACAGCGGGGAGGAACTGGTCAGCGACCCGGAAGCCGCTGGCGAGCATCAGCTCCCCGCCTCGAACGGCGCGATGGTGGAAGCAATGGTGCGCGGCCATGCGAGCGAGGTCAGCCGGCTCGGTCCCGTCAAGGACAGCATGGAGGCGCTGCTGGGCGCGCTCGACCGTGCCGGCGATGCCGATGTCGTCGTGACCAGCGGCGGTGCCTCGGTGGGTGATCACGACCTGGTGAAACCGGCGCTGGAGCGTTTGGGCGCGGAGGTCAACTTCTGGCGCGTAGCGATCCGTCCGGGAAAGCCGCTGATGCTGGCGCGCAAGGGCAAGACGACTGTCGTCGGCCTGCCGGGTAATCCGGTGTCCGCCTATGTCACGGCCGTCCTGTTCGTGATGCCGCTCCTGCGTGCGCTGGGAGGAGCCAGCGATCCCCGAATGCAGACAATGGCGATGCCGCTTGCCGCGCCGATGCCGGAAGGCGGGCCGAGGATGGAGTTCCACCGCGCCGTGCTGGACGAGGCTGGAGCCGCACCTATCGCCGAGCGTGACAGCAGCGCCCTTCGCGCCCTCGCAACGGCGCAGGCGCTCATCATCCGGCCCGCAGGATGCCCTGCATCACGGGCTGGCGACATCGTGCAGGTCTGTTGCCTCGAAAATGGCGGAATCGCTTGA
- a CDS encoding citrate synthase translates to MADKQAKLELGGESHDFPVLEGTCGPDVVDIRKMYGTTGKFTYDPGYKSTASCESALTYIDGQEGVLLHRGYPIGQLAEKSSFMEVSYLLLNGELPSSDELDDFTYTITRHTMLHDQMRQFYQGFRRDAHPMAIMCGVVGALSAFYHDSTDISDPEHRKISSHRLIAKMPTIAAMAYKYSVGQPFLYPDNSLSYTGNFLRMTFGVPAEEYEVIPEVESAMDKIFILHADHEQNASTSTVRLAGSSGANPFACISAGIACLWGPAHGGANEAALNMLREIGTPDRIPHYIERAKDKNDPFRLMGFGHRVYKNYDPRAAVMQKTVREVFEALNVKDPVFETALQLEEIALNDDYFREKKLFPNVDFYSGIILSAIGFPTTMFTALFALARTVGWVAQWNEMISDPGQVIGRPRQLYTGPTQRDYVPLDQR, encoded by the coding sequence GTGGCTGACAAACAGGCGAAACTAGAGCTTGGCGGCGAGAGCCACGATTTCCCGGTGCTGGAAGGCACCTGCGGCCCCGACGTGGTCGATATCCGCAAGATGTACGGCACGACCGGCAAGTTCACCTACGATCCGGGCTACAAGTCCACGGCCAGCTGCGAAAGCGCGCTGACCTATATCGACGGCCAGGAAGGCGTCCTGCTTCACCGCGGCTATCCCATCGGCCAGCTGGCCGAGAAATCCAGCTTCATGGAAGTCAGCTACCTGCTGCTGAACGGCGAACTGCCGAGCTCGGACGAGCTGGACGATTTCACTTACACCATCACGCGGCACACCATGCTGCATGACCAAATGCGCCAGTTCTACCAGGGTTTCCGCCGCGATGCGCACCCGATGGCCATCATGTGCGGTGTCGTGGGCGCGCTTTCGGCATTCTACCATGACAGCACGGACATTTCCGATCCCGAACACCGGAAGATTTCCAGCCACCGCCTGATCGCCAAGATGCCCACGATTGCGGCGATGGCTTACAAGTATTCGGTCGGCCAACCCTTCCTCTATCCGGACAATTCGCTCAGCTACACGGGCAATTTCCTGCGCATGACCTTCGGCGTTCCGGCCGAGGAATACGAGGTCATCCCCGAGGTCGAGAGCGCGATGGACAAGATCTTCATCCTGCACGCCGATCACGAGCAGAACGCTTCCACCTCCACGGTGCGACTGGCCGGTTCTTCGGGCGCAAACCCCTTCGCCTGTATCTCGGCCGGCATCGCCTGCCTTTGGGGCCCGGCCCATGGCGGCGCGAACGAGGCAGCGCTGAACATGCTGCGCGAAATCGGCACGCCGGACCGCATCCCACATTACATCGAGCGCGCGAAGGACAAGAACGACCCGTTCCGCCTGATGGGTTTCGGCCACCGCGTGTACAAGAATTACGATCCCCGCGCGGCGGTGATGCAGAAGACGGTGCGCGAAGTGTTCGAGGCGCTGAACGTGAAGGACCCGGTGTTCGAAACGGCCCTGCAGCTGGAAGAAATCGCCCTGAACGACGATTATTTCCGCGAGAAGAAGCTGTTCCCCAATGTGGACTTCTATTCCGGCATTATCCTGTCGGCCATCGGCTTCCCGACCACCATGTTCACCGCGCTGTTTGCGCTCGCCCGCACCGTGGGCTGGGTTGCGCAGTGGAACGAGATGATCTCCGATCCCGGCCAGGTCATCGGCCGTCCGCGCCAGCTCTACACCGGTCCCACGCAGCGCGACTACGTGCCGCTGGACCAGAGGTAA
- the gltX gene encoding glutamate--tRNA ligase, whose product MASGSDGNFGSDRQVVTRFAPSPTGFLHIGGARTALFNWLFAKHHGGKALLRIEDTDRKRSTQDAIDAILDGLSWLGLEYDADPIYQSQRADRHREVALKLLEAGHAYKCFATPEELEQMRAEQRANKQPMRYDGRWRDRDPSEAPGGTPFTVRLKTATEGETVIEDAVQGRVAVKNAEIDDYILLRADGTPTYMLAVVVDDIDMGCTHIIRGDDHLNNAFRQLPIIHAMQGIEDGWEQPVYAHVPLIHGNDGAKLSKRHGATGVEAYRDELGILPEAMCNYLLRLGWGHGDQEEFSREEAIAAFDLAGVGKSPSRFDMKKLLNMNGNYIREADDVRLATLAAQEMGGKVDETLLAEAMPVLKTRARDIKELAEGAAFLFTQRPLELTEKAAGLLGDDARAMLAKISSRLRGISDWTTDALEASLKAYAEELGLGLGKLAQPLRAALTGTTTSPGIFDVLVLLGKEESLARIDDQANG is encoded by the coding sequence ATGGCAAGCGGCAGCGACGGCAATTTCGGCTCTGACCGCCAGGTCGTCACCCGTTTTGCACCATCGCCCACCGGTTTCCTGCATATCGGCGGCGCGCGTACGGCGCTGTTCAACTGGCTGTTCGCAAAGCATCACGGCGGCAAGGCGCTGCTGCGGATCGAGGATACGGACCGCAAGCGCAGCACGCAGGATGCGATCGACGCGATCCTGGATGGCCTGTCCTGGCTTGGCCTCGAATATGATGCGGACCCGATCTACCAGTCGCAGCGGGCGGACCGGCACCGCGAAGTGGCGCTGAAGCTGCTCGAAGCAGGCCATGCTTACAAGTGCTTCGCAACGCCCGAAGAGCTGGAGCAGATGCGCGCAGAGCAGCGGGCCAACAAGCAGCCGATGCGCTACGATGGCCGCTGGCGCGATCGCGACCCGTCCGAAGCGCCCGGCGGCACGCCCTTCACCGTGCGCCTGAAGACCGCGACCGAAGGCGAGACCGTTATCGAGGACGCCGTGCAGGGGCGCGTCGCGGTGAAGAATGCCGAAATCGACGATTATATCCTGCTTCGCGCCGATGGCACGCCGACTTACATGCTCGCCGTGGTGGTCGACGATATCGACATGGGCTGCACGCACATCATCCGCGGCGACGATCACCTCAACAACGCCTTCCGCCAGCTGCCGATCATCCATGCCATGCAGGGGATCGAGGACGGTTGGGAGCAGCCCGTCTATGCCCATGTCCCGCTGATCCACGGCAATGACGGCGCCAAGCTCTCCAAGCGCCATGGCGCAACCGGCGTGGAAGCTTACCGCGACGAGCTGGGCATCCTGCCCGAGGCCATGTGCAATTACCTGCTGCGCCTTGGCTGGGGCCACGGCGACCAGGAAGAATTCAGCCGCGAGGAAGCGATTGCCGCTTTCGACCTCGCCGGTGTCGGCAAGAGCCCGAGCCGCTTCGACATGAAGAAGCTGCTGAACATGAACGGCAATTACATTCGCGAGGCCGACGATGTGCGTCTGGCCACGCTGGCCGCACAGGAAATGGGCGGCAAGGTAGACGAGACGCTACTTGCCGAAGCCATGCCTGTGCTGAAGACCCGGGCGCGCGACATCAAGGAACTGGCCGAAGGGGCAGCATTCCTCTTCACGCAGCGTCCGCTGGAACTTACCGAGAAGGCCGCTGGTTTACTCGGTGACGATGCCCGCGCGATGCTGGCAAAAATCTCTTCGCGGCTGCGCGGGATAAGCGACTGGACGACAGACGCTTTGGAAGCCAGTCTGAAGGCATATGCGGAAGAGCTGGGGCTTGGCCTCGGCAAGCTTGCGCAGCCGCTTCGTGCGGCACTGACCGGGACGACAACCTCGCCCGGGATATTCGATGTGCTGGTGCTTCTTGGGAAAGAAGAAAGCCTCGCCCGGATCGACGATCAAGCGAACGGCTGA
- a CDS encoding tRNA-binding protein — protein sequence MHLHHDPAAPAASEIAFDDFLKVDIRIGTIVEAEEFPEARKPAYRLLIDFGPGIGQKKSSAQIVANYALEDLRGRKVAAVVNFPPRQIGPVRSEVLTVGFPDEAGEVVLFTPDKDVPDGARLF from the coding sequence TTGCACCTGCACCACGATCCCGCTGCGCCTGCAGCCAGCGAAATTGCCTTCGATGATTTCCTGAAGGTCGACATCCGTATCGGCACCATCGTCGAGGCGGAGGAGTTTCCCGAGGCCCGCAAGCCTGCCTACAGGCTGCTGATCGATTTCGGACCGGGCATCGGCCAGAAGAAGAGCAGCGCGCAGATAGTGGCGAATTATGCGCTGGAAGACCTGCGCGGCCGCAAGGTCGCCGCTGTGGTCAACTTCCCGCCGCGCCAGATTGGCCCGGTGCGATCCGAAGTGCTGACCGTCGGCTTCCCGGATGAGGCGGGCGAGGTCGTGCTGTTTACGCCGGACAAGGACGTGCCGGACGGCGCGCGGCTGTTCTGA
- a CDS encoding ComEC/Rec2 family competence protein, whose product MATRVPPLVPMGEGDGDVALQHTPWRMRAALSSIADTLEGALGRAGFDKGPWLVVAFAAGIASWFTLPGPASWIASMAAAGFLVLGALAAWRGREDRDALLRACMAVGLVFAIGLALAWARSATVGQPALERPVFGTFEGTVLERIEQPSQERVRLVMATRSPEDGSAIKVRVNVPLENDRADLTEGAVVRLRARLMPPAAPMLPGGYDFARTAWFQGYAATGSALGEVEVLEGAERGSLIGSLQRRLSGHVRDNLGGSAGSIAAAFASGDRGAISSVDEEAMRDAGLTHLLSISGLHVSAVIAAAYMLAIRLLALWPWLVLRVRLPVLAAGIAALAGIGYTLLTGAQVPTVRSCVGAVLVLIALALGREPLSLRMVAVAAAFVLLLWPETLVGPSFQMSFSAVIAIVALHNSAPVRAFLRPREEGWLRRTGRGAFMLLVTGMVIEIALMPIVLFHFHRAGVYGALANVVAIPLVTFLSMPLIALALFLDLFGLGAPAWWLAGQTLDLLLGIAHTVSAQPGAVKLMPHMGNAAFALFVAGGLWLALWRGRARLLGFVPAAVATAMMIATPVPDLLVSGDGRHVGITGEDERLLVLRDSRSSYARGNLMELAGVQGEAVPLADWPGARCSPDFCVIGVERDGRTWQVLISRSRELIAERDLAAACERSDIVISERWLPRTCEPRVLKADMRMLSESGGLAIVLDGEDARVTTVAQSQGEHGWWGDRGRR is encoded by the coding sequence ATGGCCACGCGCGTGCCACCACTGGTGCCCATGGGGGAGGGCGATGGCGATGTTGCGTTGCAGCACACGCCTTGGCGAATGCGCGCGGCTTTGTCCAGCATCGCGGACACGCTTGAAGGCGCCCTGGGCCGTGCAGGCTTCGACAAGGGCCCTTGGCTGGTGGTGGCTTTTGCTGCGGGCATCGCATCGTGGTTCACGCTTCCGGGGCCGGCGAGCTGGATTGCCAGCATGGCCGCGGCGGGATTTCTCGTGCTGGGCGCGCTGGCCGCATGGCGTGGGCGGGAGGATCGCGATGCGCTGCTGCGGGCCTGCATGGCGGTGGGGCTGGTGTTTGCGATCGGGCTGGCATTGGCGTGGGCGCGCTCGGCCACGGTCGGCCAGCCTGCGTTGGAGAGGCCTGTATTCGGCACGTTCGAGGGCACGGTGCTGGAGCGTATCGAGCAACCCTCGCAGGAACGGGTCAGGCTGGTCATGGCCACACGCTCGCCAGAGGACGGCTCGGCCATCAAGGTGCGGGTCAACGTGCCGTTGGAGAACGACCGGGCAGACCTGACGGAAGGCGCAGTGGTCCGCCTTCGCGCTCGCCTGATGCCGCCAGCAGCGCCCATGCTGCCAGGAGGATACGATTTTGCGCGCACCGCCTGGTTCCAGGGGTATGCCGCCACCGGCAGCGCTTTGGGCGAGGTCGAGGTGCTGGAGGGCGCCGAGAGGGGCTCGCTTATCGGCAGCCTGCAAAGGCGCCTGTCGGGGCATGTCCGGGACAATCTGGGCGGATCGGCGGGATCCATCGCGGCGGCCTTTGCCAGCGGGGACCGCGGCGCCATTTCGTCGGTAGACGAGGAGGCGATGCGGGACGCGGGGCTGACGCACCTGCTTTCGATCAGCGGACTGCATGTCAGCGCGGTGATTGCGGCGGCTTACATGCTGGCAATCCGGTTGCTGGCGCTCTGGCCTTGGTTGGTCCTGCGTGTCAGGCTGCCGGTGCTGGCCGCCGGGATCGCGGCCCTGGCGGGGATTGGATATACCCTGCTGACCGGCGCGCAGGTGCCCACGGTGCGAAGCTGCGTGGGCGCGGTGCTGGTGCTTATCGCCCTTGCACTGGGGCGAGAGCCGCTGAGCCTGCGCATGGTAGCCGTGGCGGCGGCCTTCGTGCTGCTGCTGTGGCCGGAGACGCTGGTCGGGCCCAGCTTCCAGATGAGCTTTTCCGCCGTGATAGCCATCGTCGCCTTGCACAACAGCGCGCCCGTCCGTGCCTTCCTGAGGCCGCGCGAAGAGGGTTGGCTGCGGAGGACGGGGCGGGGCGCTTTCATGCTTCTGGTGACTGGGATGGTGATCGAGATAGCCTTGATGCCGATCGTCCTGTTCCACTTCCACCGGGCAGGCGTTTACGGGGCGCTGGCCAATGTCGTTGCCATCCCGCTGGTGACATTCCTGTCCATGCCGCTGATCGCGCTGGCGCTGTTCCTGGACCTGTTCGGGCTGGGCGCACCGGCGTGGTGGCTTGCAGGGCAGACGCTCGACCTGCTGCTGGGCATAGCGCACACGGTTTCGGCGCAGCCGGGCGCGGTCAAGCTGATGCCGCATATGGGCAATGCCGCCTTCGCGCTGTTCGTGGCGGGAGGATTGTGGCTGGCGCTCTGGCGAGGGAGGGCGAGACTGCTGGGCTTTGTGCCCGCGGCAGTCGCCACCGCGATGATGATTGCGACGCCCGTTCCGGACCTGCTGGTTTCAGGCGACGGGCGGCATGTCGGTATCACCGGGGAGGACGAGCGGCTGCTGGTGCTCCGGGACAGCCGGTCAAGCTATGCGCGCGGCAATCTGATGGAGCTTGCGGGCGTGCAGGGCGAAGCCGTGCCGCTGGCAGACTGGCCCGGTGCGCGGTGCAGCCCGGACTTCTGCGTGATCGGCGTAGAGCGAGACGGTCGCACCTGGCAGGTCCTGATCAGCCGGAGTCGTGAACTGATTGCCGAGCGAGACCTTGCCGCGGCCTGCGAACGATCGGACATCGTCATTTCCGAGCGCTGGCTGCCGCGCACATGCGAGCCGCGTGTATTGAAGGCGGATATGCGTATGCTGTCCGAAAGTGGCGGCCTCGCCATCGTGCTGGACGGCGAGGATGCGCGGGTCACCACGGTTGCGCAAAGCCAGGGCGAACATGGCTGGTGGGGCGACCGGGGGCGGCGCTAG
- the trpD gene encoding anthranilate phosphoribosyltransferase, giving the protein MSQLPDTARHLTEEEAEETFGRILDGETSEEAIADFLTGLSDRGETSDEIAGAARALRARLIPVAAPENAIDVCGTGGDGHHTLNVSTAVGLVVAACGVPVARHGNRAVSSLAGVADTLEVLGLNMEAAGRTAEKTLNEIGICFLFAPNHHPAMRRIQPIRKKLGRRTIFNLMGPLSNPARVRRQLIGIARPAYVPIYAGAMARLGTERTLIVSGDEGLDELSLAAGNEMAEVTGRDFEMQRLNAKQAGLENAPVEAIRGGDAAHNAKALEALLMGAPGPYRDAVLLNSAAALRVAGEVDSWEEGVEEAGEAIDKGLAKGILDCWIKAAK; this is encoded by the coding sequence ATGAGCCAGCTTCCCGACACCGCCCGCCACCTGACCGAGGAGGAGGCGGAGGAGACATTCGGCCGCATCCTGGATGGCGAAACGAGCGAAGAGGCCATCGCCGACTTCCTGACCGGCCTTTCCGATCGCGGCGAGACTTCCGACGAGATCGCCGGTGCCGCCCGCGCCCTGCGCGCGCGCCTGATCCCGGTCGCTGCGCCGGAAAACGCCATCGACGTGTGCGGCACGGGCGGCGACGGGCACCATACCCTCAACGTCTCCACCGCTGTCGGGCTGGTCGTGGCCGCGTGCGGCGTGCCGGTGGCGCGGCATGGCAACCGTGCGGTCAGCTCGCTGGCGGGCGTGGCCGATACGCTGGAGGTGCTGGGCCTCAACATGGAAGCCGCCGGCCGGACGGCGGAAAAGACGCTGAACGAGATCGGCATCTGCTTCCTCTTCGCGCCCAACCACCACCCGGCGATGCGCCGCATCCAGCCCATCCGCAAGAAACTGGGCCGCCGCACCATCTTCAACCTGATGGGCCCGCTGTCCAATCCAGCCCGCGTGCGCCGCCAGCTGATCGGCATCGCGCGGCCGGCCTATGTGCCGATCTATGCCGGAGCCATGGCGCGGCTGGGGACCGAACGCACGCTGATCGTGTCTGGCGATGAAGGCCTGGATGAACTGAGCCTGGCAGCCGGAAACGAAATGGCCGAAGTGACGGGCCGCGATTTCGAGATGCAGCGCCTCAACGCAAAGCAGGCTGGGCTCGAAAACGCGCCGGTCGAGGCCATTCGCGGCGGCGATGCAGCACACAATGCGAAGGCGCTGGAAGCCCTGCTGATGGGCGCGCCCGGGCCCTATCGCGATGCCGTCCTGCTCAATTCCGCCGCTGCCCTGCGCGTGGCGGGCGAAGTGGACAGCTGGGAAGAGGGCGTGGAGGAAGCGGGCGAAGCCATCGACAAGGGGCTCGCCAAGGGCATTCTCGACTGCTGGATAAAGGCGGCAAAATAG
- a CDS encoding anthranilate synthase component II: MIPSRTILVIDNYDSFTFNLVHYVMELGAEVRVERNDAISASEAMASGAAGVLISPGPCTPNEAGISLDLVAACADSATPLLGVCLGHQAIGQHFGGRVVRGGLMHGKTSPVEHDGSGVFAGLPSPYEATRYHSLIVEDIPDCLVVNATSETPGLDGTCAMGFRHRDLPIHGVQFHPESIATQHGHALLANFLKICGLTPRMPKRIAA, from the coding sequence ATGATCCCTTCGCGCACCATATTGGTCATCGACAATTACGACAGCTTCACCTTCAACCTCGTCCATTACGTGATGGAGCTGGGGGCCGAGGTGCGGGTGGAGCGCAATGATGCGATCTCCGCCAGCGAGGCGATGGCATCGGGCGCGGCGGGCGTGCTTATCTCGCCTGGCCCCTGTACGCCGAACGAGGCGGGCATTTCGCTCGACCTCGTCGCGGCCTGCGCGGACAGCGCCACACCGCTGCTCGGCGTGTGCCTCGGCCATCAGGCCATCGGGCAGCACTTTGGCGGGCGCGTGGTGCGCGGCGGGCTGATGCATGGCAAGACTTCGCCCGTGGAACATGACGGCAGCGGCGTTTTCGCCGGCCTGCCTAGCCCCTACGAGGCAACCCGCTACCACTCGCTGATTGTCGAGGACATCCCGGACTGCCTGGTGGTCAACGCCACGTCGGAAACGCCGGGGCTGGACGGCACCTGCGCCATGGGATTCCGGCACCGCGACCTGCCCATCCATGGCGTGCAGTTCCACCCGGAAAGCATCGCCACGCAGCACGGCCACGCCCTGCTCGCCAACTTCCTGAAAATCTGCGGGCTGACCCCGCGCATGCCCAAACGGATCGCCGCATGA
- the moaC gene encoding cyclic pyranopterin monophosphate synthase MoaC translates to MNRLTHLDESGAARMVDVGGKTANARSATAEGRIAMSTATLQAVRDGSGPKGDVLAAARIAGIMAAKRTGELIPLCHPLALETVSVDFAFDESAIRVTARAALTGKTGVEMEALVAASVALLTIYDMAKALEKGMVIEQVRLLEKTGGKSGDWHAT, encoded by the coding sequence ATGAACAGACTGACGCATCTCGACGAATCGGGCGCGGCCCGCATGGTCGATGTCGGGGGCAAGACGGCAAACGCCCGCTCCGCCACCGCCGAGGGGCGCATCGCCATGTCGACTGCCACATTGCAGGCCGTGCGCGATGGCAGCGGCCCGAAGGGTGACGTGCTGGCCGCCGCGCGCATCGCGGGCATCATGGCCGCCAAGCGCACGGGCGAGCTGATCCCGCTCTGCCACCCGCTCGCGCTAGAGACGGTCAGCGTGGACTTCGCCTTCGACGAAAGCGCGATCCGCGTCACCGCCCGCGCGGCGCTGACAGGCAAGACAGGCGTGGAGATGGAGGCGCTCGTCGCCGCCAGCGTGGCCCTGCTGACTATCTACGACATGGCCAAGGCCCTGGAGAAAGGCATGGTCATCGAACAGGTCCGCCTGCTGGAGAAGACCGGCGGCAAGAGCGGGGACTGGCACGCGACATGA